In Amycolatopsis coloradensis, one genomic interval encodes:
- a CDS encoding D-2-hydroxyacid dehydrogenase family protein, which translates to MKIAILDDYQEVALGFGDWASLDAEIEVFTKPFADPADVVARLRDFEVVVAMRERTRFPAEVLDRLPALELLVSTGHRNAAIDVAAARRNGVVVCSTGYIAAPAAEHTWALILAAARNVPVESRNMREGGWQTTVGTILSGKTLGLLGLGRLGAGAAKIGQAFGMETIAWSQNLTQEKAGPHGVTAVSKDELFARADVLSVHLVLSDRSRGLVGEAELAAMKPTAMLVNTSRGPIVDEVALVDALRRKEIAVAALDVYDVEPLPAEHPLRTLDNVVLTPHIGYVTREAYEIFYRDAVEDIAAFQAGSPIRVME; encoded by the coding sequence ATGAAGATCGCGATTCTCGACGACTACCAGGAAGTGGCGCTCGGCTTCGGGGACTGGGCCTCCCTCGACGCGGAGATCGAGGTGTTCACGAAGCCGTTCGCGGACCCCGCCGACGTGGTCGCCCGCCTCCGTGACTTCGAGGTCGTGGTCGCGATGCGCGAGCGCACCCGCTTCCCCGCCGAAGTCCTCGACCGGCTGCCCGCGCTCGAACTGCTGGTGAGCACCGGCCACCGCAACGCCGCGATCGACGTGGCCGCCGCCCGGCGCAACGGCGTGGTCGTCTGTTCCACCGGGTACATCGCGGCCCCGGCGGCCGAGCACACCTGGGCGCTGATCCTCGCCGCCGCGCGGAACGTGCCGGTGGAGTCGCGGAACATGCGCGAGGGCGGCTGGCAGACCACCGTCGGCACGATCCTGTCCGGCAAGACCCTCGGACTGCTCGGGCTCGGCAGGCTCGGCGCCGGCGCGGCCAAGATCGGGCAGGCGTTCGGCATGGAGACCATCGCCTGGAGCCAGAACCTGACCCAGGAGAAGGCCGGCCCCCACGGTGTGACGGCGGTGTCGAAGGACGAACTGTTCGCCCGCGCGGACGTCCTTTCGGTCCACCTGGTGCTCAGCGACCGAAGCCGCGGGCTGGTCGGTGAGGCCGAACTCGCCGCGATGAAGCCGACGGCGATGCTGGTCAACACCTCGCGCGGCCCGATCGTGGACGAAGTCGCGCTGGTGGACGCCTTGCGCCGCAAGGAGATCGCGGTCGCCGCGCTGGACGTGTACGACGTCGAGCCGCTGCCCGCGGAGCATCCGCTGCGGACGCTGGACAACGTCGTGCTCACCCCGCACATCGGCTACGTCACCCGTGAGGCCTACGAGATCTTCTACCGCGACGCGGTCGAGGACATCGCGGCCTTCCAGGCGGGCTCACCGATCCGGGTCATGGAGTGA
- a CDS encoding maleylpyruvate isomerase family mycothiol-dependent enzyme → MHEGEILAWTETERLSFADLLESLADEDWSAKTLCTEWTVHAMAGHLAQTTRNRLKDTLVGIVKAKGNWDRMNVDQAVAYAARFTPAELVAQIREDAGSARRSPGAKPVDPLADVLIHCQDVARPLGIDRPMPEKPAIAALEHLLVSPFWGAKKRCRDLRLIATDAEWSGGAGTEEVRGPLVDLLLSVSGRSTGLAALTGPGAALLGAR, encoded by the coding sequence ATGCACGAGGGCGAGATCCTGGCCTGGACCGAGACCGAACGACTGAGCTTCGCGGATTTGCTGGAGAGCCTCGCCGATGAGGACTGGTCGGCGAAGACCCTGTGTACGGAGTGGACGGTCCACGCGATGGCGGGCCATCTCGCGCAGACCACCAGGAACCGGCTCAAGGACACCCTCGTCGGCATCGTGAAGGCCAAGGGGAACTGGGACCGGATGAACGTCGACCAGGCCGTCGCCTACGCCGCGCGGTTCACCCCGGCCGAACTCGTCGCCCAGATCCGCGAGGACGCCGGATCGGCCCGCCGCTCGCCCGGCGCCAAACCGGTCGACCCGCTCGCCGACGTCCTCATCCACTGCCAGGACGTCGCCCGCCCGCTCGGCATCGACCGGCCCATGCCGGAGAAGCCGGCGATCGCGGCTCTGGAGCACCTTCTCGTCAGCCCGTTCTGGGGCGCCAAGAAACGCTGCCGGGACCTCAGGCTGATCGCCACCGACGCCGAATGGTCCGGCGGAGCGGGCACCGAAGAGGTACGGGGCCCGCTCGTCGACCTGCTTCTGTCGGTGAGCGGGCGGAGCACCGGGCTGGCCGCGCTCACCGGACCGGGCGCCGCGCTGCTCGGCGCCCGGTGA
- a CDS encoding endonuclease/exonuclease/phosphatase family protein, with protein MKRIAAVLTSGALLAGTLLAATPAEATAGKNIRFATYNASLNRGAAGQLVTDLSQPGNAQAGEVAEVIQRNRPDVLLINEFDYVPGNRAADLFRENYLKRGQNGAAPIDYPYAFTAPSNTGVATGFDLDRNGQVGGGNDAHGFGLFEGQYGMLVLSKYPIDTKNARTFQKFLWKDMPGALLPDDPATAAPNDWYSPQALDVLRLSSKSHWDIPIRVGRSTVHFLASHPTPPTFDGPEDRNGTRNHDEIRFWADYVTPGKGRYIHDDNGRRGGLGAHEKFVIAGDQNSDPLDGDSVPGAISRLLNAPRVIETRPGSEGGVRAAQDQGGANIGQKGDPYFDTGDFNDKAPGNLRIDYVLPSKGLFPWRAEVFWPLPDSPLARLNDASDHHLVRVDVFVPRW; from the coding sequence GTGAAACGCATCGCCGCCGTGCTCACATCGGGCGCCTTGCTGGCCGGGACACTGCTGGCCGCGACACCGGCGGAAGCCACCGCCGGGAAGAACATCCGCTTCGCGACGTACAACGCTTCGCTCAATCGCGGAGCCGCCGGTCAGCTGGTGACCGATCTGTCGCAGCCGGGCAACGCGCAGGCCGGCGAGGTCGCCGAAGTGATCCAGCGCAACCGGCCGGACGTGCTCCTGATCAACGAGTTCGACTACGTGCCCGGCAACCGCGCCGCGGACCTGTTCCGCGAGAACTACCTGAAGCGCGGCCAGAACGGCGCGGCGCCGATCGACTACCCGTACGCCTTCACCGCGCCGTCGAACACCGGTGTCGCGACCGGTTTCGACCTCGACCGCAACGGCCAGGTCGGCGGCGGCAACGACGCGCACGGCTTCGGCCTTTTCGAGGGCCAGTACGGCATGCTCGTGCTGTCCAAGTACCCGATCGACACCAAGAACGCGCGGACCTTCCAGAAGTTCCTCTGGAAGGACATGCCGGGCGCGCTGCTCCCGGACGACCCGGCCACCGCGGCGCCGAACGACTGGTACTCACCGCAGGCGCTCGACGTGCTGCGCCTGTCGTCGAAGTCCCATTGGGACATTCCGATCCGAGTCGGCCGCTCGACGGTGCACTTCCTGGCCTCGCACCCGACGCCGCCCACCTTCGACGGCCCCGAGGACCGCAACGGCACCCGTAACCACGACGAGATCCGCTTCTGGGCGGACTACGTGACCCCGGGCAAGGGCCGCTACATCCACGACGACAACGGCCGCCGCGGCGGGCTGGGCGCACACGAGAAGTTCGTCATCGCCGGCGACCAGAACTCCGACCCGCTCGACGGCGACAGCGTCCCAGGCGCCATCTCACGCCTGCTGAACGCGCCGCGCGTCATCGAGACCCGGCCGGGCAGCGAAGGTGGCGTGCGGGCCGCTCAGGACCAGGGCGGCGCCAACATCGGCCAGAAGGGCGACCCGTACTTCGACACCGGCGACTTCAACGACAAGGCGCCGGGAAACCTGCGGATCGACTACGTCCTGCCCTCGAAGGGCCTGTTCCCCTGGCGCGCCGAGGTCTTCTGGCCGCTGCCCGATTCACCGCTGGCCCGGCTCAACGACGCTTCGGACCACCACCTGGTGCGCGTCGACGTGTTCGTCCCGCGCTGGTAG
- a CDS encoding TetR/AcrR family transcriptional regulator has product MAKSEETKSLIVATALRLFAENGYDRTTMRAIAAEAGVSVGNAYYYFASKDQLIQGFYDEIANAHLTAVRESIAGERDFSARLRTVLLTWLDVAEPYHRFGTQLFVNAADPDSPLSPFSEESSPARDASVGLMRDVIADSDVKLDPDLHDDLPDLLWLYQMGVVLFWVHDRSRGQKRSRILVERTVPLIARLVGLSRLRVLRPVSREIVSLIRDLSKPDDAAPPRD; this is encoded by the coding sequence GTGGCGAAGAGTGAGGAAACCAAGTCACTGATCGTGGCGACCGCGTTGCGGTTGTTCGCCGAGAACGGCTACGACCGTACGACCATGCGGGCCATCGCCGCCGAAGCGGGCGTGTCGGTCGGAAACGCCTACTACTACTTCGCCTCGAAAGACCAGCTGATCCAAGGTTTCTACGACGAGATCGCCAACGCGCACCTGACGGCCGTGCGCGAGTCGATCGCAGGTGAGCGGGACTTCAGCGCCCGGCTCAGGACAGTCCTGCTCACGTGGCTCGACGTCGCCGAGCCGTACCACCGCTTCGGCACCCAGCTCTTCGTCAACGCCGCCGACCCGGACTCACCGCTGAGCCCGTTCAGCGAGGAGTCTTCGCCCGCACGGGACGCCTCCGTCGGCCTGATGCGCGACGTCATCGCCGACTCCGACGTCAAACTCGACCCGGATCTGCACGACGACCTGCCCGATCTGTTGTGGCTGTACCAGATGGGGGTCGTGCTGTTCTGGGTCCACGACCGCTCGCGCGGCCAGAAACGCAGCCGGATCCTGGTGGAACGGACGGTCCCGCTGATCGCGCGGCTGGTGGGGCTCTCGCGGCTGCGGGTGCTGCGGCCGGTGAGCCGGGAGATCGTTTCGCTGATCCGGGACCTCTCAAAGCCGGACGATGCCGCTCCCCCGCGCGATTAG
- a CDS encoding GrpB family protein — MPKPDRDDYTEEDIHDSWVDEAPVMNSTVTLAEYDPEWPGLFDREAKRIRGILGERALVLEHVGSTSVPGLCAKPIIDIMLIVADSDDEDAYVPQLEAEGYKLVIREPEWEKHRCFKGPDTNINLHVYSPDNGQTERYRLFRDRLIAHEDELKLYEAKKRELASRTWKYIQQYADAKTEVIDEIIERARAAQYDGFARLYAAHAETSSTNAHYDRPAIVGLAGDVAGKRVLDVGSAAGHLSAMLAAKGADVLGVDASEGIVAVAREKFGHVAKFETADVSRPMSFVEDASIDVVTASLVLHYLKDWAPALAEFRRVLKPGGLLVFSVHHPGEDWRWFDKRNYFQLELLEDEFPPGQKVRFYRRPLSWTFDAVRDAGFAVDRLVEPMPDEEIAESDPRWYAKLRTEPRFLYFRTVRES; from the coding sequence ATGCCCAAACCCGATCGAGACGACTACACCGAAGAAGACATCCACGACTCCTGGGTCGATGAGGCTCCGGTCATGAATTCCACCGTCACCCTGGCCGAATACGACCCGGAGTGGCCCGGGCTTTTCGACCGGGAAGCCAAGCGCATCAGGGGGATCCTGGGGGAACGGGCGCTGGTCCTGGAGCACGTCGGCTCCACGTCGGTGCCGGGGCTGTGCGCGAAACCGATCATCGACATCATGCTGATCGTCGCGGATTCGGACGACGAAGACGCCTACGTGCCGCAGCTGGAGGCCGAGGGCTACAAACTCGTCATCCGCGAGCCGGAGTGGGAGAAGCACCGCTGCTTCAAAGGCCCGGACACCAACATCAACCTGCACGTCTACTCGCCGGACAACGGCCAGACCGAGCGCTACCGCCTCTTCCGCGACCGTCTCATCGCGCACGAGGACGAGCTGAAGCTCTACGAGGCCAAGAAACGCGAGCTGGCGTCGCGCACCTGGAAGTACATTCAGCAGTACGCCGACGCCAAGACCGAGGTGATCGACGAGATCATCGAACGGGCGCGCGCGGCCCAGTACGACGGCTTCGCGCGGCTCTACGCGGCGCACGCCGAGACCAGCAGCACCAACGCCCACTACGACCGTCCGGCCATCGTGGGGCTGGCCGGGGACGTGGCGGGCAAACGGGTGCTGGACGTCGGCAGCGCGGCCGGTCACCTCAGTGCCATGCTCGCCGCCAAGGGTGCGGACGTCCTCGGCGTCGACGCCAGCGAGGGCATCGTCGCCGTCGCCAGGGAGAAGTTCGGGCACGTCGCGAAGTTCGAGACGGCGGACGTCTCGCGGCCGATGTCCTTTGTGGAGGACGCTTCGATCGACGTCGTCACGGCGTCCCTGGTGCTGCACTACCTGAAGGACTGGGCACCGGCGCTGGCGGAGTTCCGGCGGGTGCTCAAACCGGGCGGCCTCCTGGTGTTCTCGGTGCATCATCCGGGCGAGGACTGGCGCTGGTTCGACAAGCGGAACTACTTCCAGCTCGAACTGCTGGAAGACGAGTTCCCGCCGGGGCAGAAGGTCCGCTTCTACCGGCGGCCGCTGAGCTGGACGTTCGACGCGGTACGGGACGCCGGGTTCGCCGTCGACAGGCTGGTCGAGCCGATGCCGGACGAGGAGATCGCCGAATCGGACCCGCGGTGGTACGCGAAGCTGCGGACCGAGCCGCGGTTCCTGTACTTCCGGACCGTCCGGGAGTCCTGA
- a CDS encoding shikimate dehydrogenase: MLGKPVEHSLSPVLHGAAFRALGLDGWTYERVEMDGPGLPAFVDGLGPEWAGLSVTMPGKRAALEHADEVTPRAAAVGAANTLVRGETGWLADCTDVDGVTEALRIAGEYSPGMDDAAVVLGAGGTAAAAVVGLASLGVRTVRLVVRDPARATETVEAAQRAGLDAEVLRWADADFGKLAAASAVLVNTVPPDAVRPHLAELARIGCVLDVIYHPWPTALAEAVAERGGRLATGLDMLLHQAFGQSEYFTGQPAPRAEMRDALREATGGILSLPIG; the protein is encoded by the coding sequence ATCCTCGGGAAACCGGTCGAACACTCGCTCTCGCCCGTGCTGCACGGCGCCGCGTTCCGCGCGCTGGGGCTGGACGGCTGGACCTACGAGCGGGTCGAGATGGACGGTCCCGGGCTGCCCGCGTTCGTCGACGGTCTCGGCCCGGAGTGGGCCGGGCTTTCGGTGACCATGCCCGGGAAACGGGCCGCGCTGGAGCACGCCGACGAGGTGACGCCGCGTGCGGCGGCCGTCGGCGCGGCGAACACGTTGGTGCGCGGGGAAACCGGTTGGCTCGCCGACTGCACCGACGTCGACGGGGTCACCGAGGCGCTGCGGATCGCGGGGGAGTACTCGCCCGGCATGGACGACGCGGCCGTCGTCCTCGGCGCGGGCGGGACCGCCGCCGCGGCCGTCGTCGGGCTGGCGTCGCTCGGCGTGCGGACGGTGCGGCTCGTCGTGCGGGACCCCGCACGGGCGACCGAAACGGTCGAGGCGGCCCAGCGGGCCGGGCTCGACGCCGAGGTCCTCCGCTGGGCGGACGCGGACTTCGGGAAACTCGCGGCGGCTTCGGCGGTGCTGGTGAACACCGTGCCCCCGGACGCCGTCCGGCCGCATCTGGCGGAGCTGGCCCGCATCGGATGCGTCCTCGACGTCATCTACCACCCTTGGCCGACCGCGCTCGCCGAAGCCGTCGCCGAGCGGGGAGGGCGGCTCGCGACCGGCTTGGACATGTTGCTGCATCAGGCTTTCGGGCAGTCCGAGTACTTCACCGGGCAGCCGGCGCCGCGGGCCGAGATGCGGGACGCGTTGCGCGAGGCGACCGGCGGAATCCTTTCTCTGCCGATCGGCTGA
- the mltG gene encoding endolytic transglycosylase MltG, with the protein MPAYVQDEVPRPGRRRRREDDGPLPDERPTDILPAIQEAPIARRPGAAPSSPPQGSEEEYNEIFGDDEYDDYDEYDDYEDYEDFEDEDRAEPERIEDERPERQGPPPKKRKKKRALGWIAALTVLVLLAGGAYYGFTEIFGYDDYEGTGESDVLVQVEKGDSTSAIGNRLQAAGVVASGKAFVKAGEDNTAVSRLQQGYYVMKTKMSGASAVEKMIAPASKVGQVEIRPYTQFHDITQPDGKVTPGVYSLLSKASCADLNGTSTCIPVEELRKTIETADLAKLGVPSWAVESATKAEHKDRRLEGLIAPGIYNVKPGWSAEELLTFVVKTSAERILNAGLSDQSKGQGKTPYETLIIASIIEREAVKADFGKISRVIYNRLDEKMRLEMDSTVNYILDRPTLLTKPEEREKAGAYNTYKSVGLTPTPIAVPSAEAIQAALKPTAGEWIFFVKCEKNGLSCFAVTNDEHNKNRLDAQKRGVY; encoded by the coding sequence ATGCCCGCCTATGTCCAGGACGAGGTACCCCGCCCCGGCCGCCGCCGGCGTCGCGAGGACGACGGCCCGCTCCCGGACGAGCGGCCGACCGACATCCTCCCCGCGATCCAGGAAGCGCCGATCGCCCGGCGTCCCGGCGCGGCTCCTTCTTCGCCGCCCCAAGGAAGCGAAGAGGAATACAACGAGATCTTCGGTGACGACGAGTACGACGATTATGACGAGTACGACGACTATGAGGATTACGAGGACTTCGAAGACGAAGACCGGGCCGAGCCCGAACGCATCGAGGACGAGCGTCCGGAACGACAGGGGCCGCCGCCCAAGAAACGCAAGAAGAAGCGCGCGCTGGGCTGGATCGCCGCGCTGACCGTGCTCGTCCTGCTCGCCGGTGGCGCCTACTACGGCTTCACCGAGATCTTCGGGTACGACGACTACGAAGGCACCGGCGAGAGCGACGTCCTCGTCCAGGTGGAGAAGGGCGACTCGACGTCGGCGATCGGCAACCGGCTGCAGGCGGCCGGGGTGGTCGCCAGCGGCAAGGCGTTCGTGAAGGCGGGCGAGGACAACACCGCCGTCTCGCGGCTCCAGCAGGGCTACTACGTCATGAAGACGAAGATGTCCGGTGCCAGCGCGGTCGAGAAGATGATCGCGCCCGCGTCGAAGGTCGGCCAGGTCGAGATCCGGCCGTACACCCAGTTCCACGACATCACCCAGCCCGACGGCAAGGTGACCCCTGGCGTGTATTCGTTGCTGTCCAAGGCTTCCTGCGCGGACCTGAACGGAACGAGCACCTGCATCCCGGTCGAGGAACTGCGCAAGACGATCGAGACGGCGGATCTGGCGAAGCTGGGCGTCCCGTCGTGGGCCGTCGAGTCCGCCACGAAGGCCGAGCACAAGGACCGGCGGCTCGAAGGGCTGATCGCCCCGGGCATCTACAACGTCAAGCCCGGATGGTCGGCCGAAGAGCTGCTCACGTTCGTCGTGAAGACCTCGGCGGAGCGCATCCTGAACGCCGGGCTGAGCGATCAGTCGAAGGGGCAGGGCAAGACCCCCTACGAGACGCTCATCATCGCGTCGATCATCGAACGCGAGGCGGTGAAGGCCGACTTCGGGAAGATCTCGCGGGTCATCTACAACCGGCTCGACGAGAAGATGCGGCTCGAGATGGACTCGACGGTCAACTACATCCTCGACCGGCCGACCCTGCTCACCAAACCCGAGGAACGGGAAAAAGCGGGCGCGTACAACACGTACAAATCCGTCGGCCTGACACCGACGCCGATCGCCGTCCCGAGCGCCGAGGCGATCCAGGCCGCGCTGAAGCCGACCGCGGGCGAGTGGATCTTCTTCGTCAAGTGCGAGAAGAACGGGCTCTCGTGCTTCGCGGTGACGAACGACGAGCACAACAAGAACAGGTTGGACGCGCAGAAACGTGGTGTCTACTAG
- the ruvX gene encoding Holliday junction resolvase RuvX, whose amino-acid sequence MADDAPQRRPDRPGESDPGRGRRLGVDVGSVRVGVALSDPDPILASPLVTLTRDAAGDKDVDLLVGLVTEHDVVEVVVGLPRTLKDRHGPAAEAALDYAEKVAARIAPVPVRLADERLTTVTASRMLSQRGVKGRKQRAVVDQAAAVEILQAWIDAVAAHRARKGDT is encoded by the coding sequence TTGGCTGACGACGCCCCCCAGCGGCGCCCGGATCGACCAGGAGAGTCCGATCCGGGGCGTGGCAGGCGGCTTGGCGTGGATGTCGGATCCGTCCGGGTCGGGGTCGCGTTGAGCGATCCCGACCCCATCCTCGCGAGCCCTCTCGTTACCCTCACTCGCGACGCCGCGGGCGACAAGGACGTCGACCTGCTCGTCGGACTCGTCACGGAACACGACGTGGTCGAGGTCGTCGTCGGCTTGCCGAGGACGCTCAAGGACCGTCATGGCCCGGCGGCCGAAGCGGCGCTGGACTATGCCGAAAAGGTCGCCGCCCGGATCGCGCCGGTGCCGGTGCGACTGGCCGACGAGCGGTTGACCACGGTGACGGCATCCAGGATGCTGTCGCAGCGTGGGGTGAAGGGACGTAAGCAACGTGCCGTCGTCGATCAGGCGGCCGCGGTCGAGATCCTGCAGGCGTGGATCGACGCGGTAGCGGCACATCGCGCACGGAAGGGCGATACATGA
- the alaS gene encoding alanine--tRNA ligase, with product METHEITKRFLSHFENKGHTRVPSAPLILDDPNLLFVNAGMVQFKPYFLGEAPPPYPRATSVQKCVRTPDIDEVGKTTRHNTFFQMAGNFSFGDYFKEGAIEYAWELITKPQSEGGYGLDPARIWATVYEDDSEAAGLWKKLTGLPGERIQSRDGKDNYWDMGVPGPGGPCSEIYYDRGPDYGREGGPVADEDRYIEIWNLVFMQDVRGDKSPKHGHKPVGELPKKNIDTGMGVERVATILQGVENVYETDLVRPVIGRAEEFSGRRYGSDHTDDVRFRVIADHARTGVLLIGDGVTPGNDGRGYVLRRLLRRIIRSARLLGVHEPVLPAFAAVVRDTMGPTYPELVSGFDRIEDIVRVEEEAFLSTLTSGSRIFDLAAEETKRAGGSLLAGDKAFQLHDTYGFPIDLTLEMASEQGLSVDEEGFRTLMNEQRQRAKADAASRKTGHGDLSEYRKVLERNGETEFLGYTDLQAEAKVVALLEDGVPVSSVGAGKKAELVLDRTPFYAESGGQVADTGVLLGDGVELKVHDVQKIVPGLFVHRVEVLEGEVGIGGALTGSVDQHRRLSIERSHSATHLVHAAVRGAYGKRAAQAGSLNSPGRMRFDFTTSGGVSADVLTEVEEEVNDYLQTNVEVNTFVTTKDKALELGAVALFGEKYGNDVRVVDMGEYSRELCGGTHVDRIGQLGLVKLVGDSSIGSGVHRVEALVGTDALKYVRKEQLLVSQLANTFKVPSEQLPSRIDDVLTRLKNAEKEIEQLRTQQVLGSAGSLADKAEDIGGVAVVAEKLGEGVDSNGLRALASDIRGRLGNRPGIVALFAPQGEKVAFVVATTKAAQEKGIAAGKLVPSFAEAIGGRGGGKPDMAQGGGTNPAGAEQAIASLRAAVAQVG from the coding sequence GTGGAAACACACGAAATCACGAAGCGTTTTCTGAGCCATTTCGAGAACAAGGGACATACGCGCGTCCCCAGCGCGCCGCTGATCCTCGACGACCCGAACCTGCTGTTCGTCAACGCGGGCATGGTCCAGTTCAAGCCGTACTTCCTCGGCGAGGCCCCGCCGCCGTACCCGCGCGCGACCAGCGTCCAGAAGTGCGTCCGCACGCCGGACATCGACGAGGTCGGCAAGACCACGCGGCACAACACGTTCTTCCAGATGGCCGGGAACTTCTCGTTCGGCGACTACTTCAAGGAAGGCGCCATCGAGTACGCCTGGGAGCTGATCACCAAGCCCCAGAGCGAAGGCGGCTACGGCCTCGACCCGGCCCGCATCTGGGCGACGGTCTACGAGGACGACTCCGAGGCGGCGGGCCTGTGGAAGAAGCTCACCGGCCTGCCCGGCGAGCGCATCCAGTCCCGTGACGGCAAGGACAACTACTGGGACATGGGCGTGCCCGGCCCCGGTGGCCCGTGCTCGGAGATCTACTACGACCGCGGCCCGGACTACGGCCGCGAGGGCGGCCCGGTCGCCGACGAGGACCGGTACATCGAGATCTGGAACCTCGTCTTCATGCAGGACGTGCGGGGCGACAAGAGCCCGAAGCACGGCCACAAGCCGGTCGGTGAGCTGCCGAAGAAGAACATCGACACCGGTATGGGCGTCGAGCGGGTCGCGACGATCCTGCAGGGTGTCGAGAACGTCTACGAGACGGACCTCGTCCGCCCGGTGATCGGCCGCGCCGAGGAGTTCTCCGGCCGCCGCTACGGCTCCGACCACACCGACGACGTCCGCTTCCGCGTCATCGCCGACCACGCCCGCACCGGTGTCCTGCTCATCGGCGACGGCGTCACCCCGGGCAACGACGGCCGCGGCTACGTGCTGCGCCGTCTGCTCCGCCGCATCATCCGCTCCGCGCGCCTGCTCGGCGTGCACGAGCCGGTGCTGCCCGCCTTCGCGGCGGTCGTCCGCGACACCATGGGCCCGACGTACCCCGAGCTGGTCTCCGGTTTCGACCGCATCGAGGACATCGTGCGCGTCGAGGAGGAGGCCTTCCTCTCCACGCTCACCAGCGGCTCGCGCATCTTCGACCTCGCGGCCGAGGAGACCAAGCGCGCCGGCGGTTCGCTGCTGGCCGGGGACAAGGCGTTCCAGCTGCACGACACCTACGGCTTCCCGATCGACCTGACGCTGGAGATGGCGTCCGAACAGGGCCTGTCCGTCGACGAAGAGGGCTTCCGCACGCTCATGAACGAGCAGCGGCAGCGCGCGAAGGCCGACGCGGCTTCGCGCAAGACCGGCCACGGCGACCTGTCCGAGTACCGCAAGGTGCTGGAGCGCAACGGCGAGACCGAGTTCCTCGGCTACACCGACCTGCAGGCCGAAGCGAAGGTCGTCGCGCTGCTCGAAGACGGCGTGCCGGTCTCGAGCGTCGGCGCGGGCAAGAAGGCGGAGCTGGTCCTGGACCGCACGCCGTTCTACGCCGAGAGCGGTGGCCAGGTCGCCGACACCGGCGTGCTGCTCGGCGACGGCGTCGAGCTCAAGGTCCACGACGTGCAGAAGATCGTGCCGGGCCTGTTCGTGCACCGCGTCGAGGTGCTCGAGGGCGAGGTCGGCATCGGCGGCGCGCTGACCGGTTCGGTCGACCAGCACCGCCGCCTGTCGATCGAGCGGTCCCACTCCGCGACCCACCTGGTGCACGCCGCCGTGCGCGGCGCGTACGGCAAGCGCGCGGCGCAGGCCGGTTCGCTGAACTCGCCGGGCCGGATGCGCTTCGACTTCACCACTTCCGGCGGCGTGTCGGCCGACGTGCTGACCGAGGTCGAGGAGGAGGTCAACGACTACCTCCAGACCAACGTCGAGGTGAACACCTTCGTCACCACGAAGGACAAAGCCCTCGAACTGGGCGCGGTCGCGCTGTTCGGCGAGAAGTACGGCAACGACGTCCGCGTCGTCGACATGGGCGAGTACTCCCGCGAACTCTGCGGTGGCACCCACGTCGACCGCATCGGCCAGCTCGGCCTGGTGAAGCTGGTGGGCGACTCGTCCATCGGTTCCGGCGTGCACCGCGTCGAGGCGCTCGTCGGCACGGACGCGCTGAAGTACGTCCGCAAAGAGCAGCTGCTCGTCTCACAGCTCGCGAACACCTTCAAGGTGCCGTCGGAGCAGCTGCCGTCGCGTATCGACGACGTGCTCACCCGGCTCAAGAACGCCGAGAAGGAGATCGAGCAGCTGCGCACTCAGCAGGTGCTCGGCTCGGCGGGCTCGCTCGCGGACAAGGCCGAGGACATCGGCGGCGTCGCGGTCGTGGCGGAGAAGCTGGGAGAGGGCGTCGACTCGAACGGTCTGCGCGCGCTGGCTTCGGACATCCGCGGCAGGCTCGGCAACCGTCCCGGCATCGTCGCGCTGTTCGCCCCACAAGGCGAGAAGGTCGCCTTCGTCGTCGCCACCACGAAGGCGGCGCAGGAGAAGGGCATCGCGGCGGGCAAGCTCGTCCCGTCGTTCGCCGAGGCGATCGGCGGCCGTGGCGGCGGCAAGCCGGACATGGCACAGGGCGGGGGCACCAACCCGGCCGGGGCCGAGCAGGCCATCGCCTCACTGCGCGCGGCGGTCGCCCAAGTTGGCTGA
- a CDS encoding DUF948 domain-containing protein — protein MSAGQIAALIAAGAFVVLVVLLAIVLFKLGRTLDEATIAIRKAHENTDPLLIGANETITHVNTQLERVDGITANAQAVSGNVSALSSVFTATLGGPLVKTAALSYGLSKAIKARRKKAEAKASRPAKKRGRK, from the coding sequence GTGTCGGCAGGGCAGATCGCCGCGCTGATCGCCGCAGGAGCATTCGTCGTACTCGTCGTGCTGCTGGCGATCGTGCTGTTCAAGCTCGGCCGGACCCTGGACGAGGCCACGATCGCCATCCGCAAGGCGCACGAGAACACCGACCCGCTGCTGATCGGCGCGAACGAGACGATCACGCACGTCAACACGCAGCTGGAGCGGGTCGACGGCATCACCGCCAACGCGCAGGCCGTGTCCGGCAACGTGTCCGCGTTGTCGTCGGTGTTCACCGCGACGCTCGGCGGACCGCTGGTGAAGACGGCCGCGCTGTCCTACGGCCTCAGCAAGGCGATCAAGGCCCGCCGGAAAAAGGCGGAAGCGAAAGCCTCTCGTCCGGCGAAGAAGCGGGGCCGCAAATGA